A part of Biomphalaria glabrata chromosome 3, xgBioGlab47.1, whole genome shotgun sequence genomic DNA contains:
- the LOC106057002 gene encoding uncharacterized protein CXorf65 homolog isoform X1: MFVKVKYGDEKEQLCNTYCRNDIFLEFVKSQCQCQPEDVIDLADERGLIKHLRRFPQDYAKDFLKDRETLILLSIVTISKFGKTSSEESNTKNAIYKPLLFSLEHDREFLDQLSSQSEDSLESPPLKFNTTELEEMKQARSRSRNVYLTKRSSARRGARMVSRTN; the protein is encoded by the exons ATGTTCGTGAAAGTGAAATATGGAG ATGAAAAGGAGCAGCTATGCAACACCTACTGCAGGAACGACATATTTTTAGAATTCGTCAAATCCCAGTGCCAATGTCAGCCCGAag ATGTCATTGACCTTGCTGACGAACGCGGGCTGATCAAACATTTACGTCGATTCCCACAGGACTACGCAAAGGACTTCTTGAAGGACAGAGAGACATTGATTTTACTCAGCATTGTGACAATCAGTAAGT TTGGCAAAACCTCCAGCGAAGAGAGCAACACAAAGAATGCAATCTATAAACCTTTGCTATTTAGTTTAGAACACGACAGAGAATTCTTAG ATCAACTCTCTTCTCAAAGTGAAGACTCCTTGGAATCTCCGCCACTTAAATTCAACACGACAGAGCTAGAGGAAATGAAACAGgccagatctagatcaagaaatGTTTATCTGACAAAAAGATCTAGTGCTCGACGAGGCGCCAGAATGGTTTCTCGTACAAATTAA
- the LOC106057002 gene encoding uncharacterized protein CXorf65 homolog isoform X3, with amino-acid sequence MFVKVKYGDEKEQLCNTYCRNDIFLEFVKSQCQCQPEDVIDLADERGLIKHLRRFPQDYAKDFLKDRETLILLSIVTISKYQLSSQSEDSLESPPLKFNTTELEEMKQARSRSRNVYLTKRSSARRGARMVSRTN; translated from the exons ATGTTCGTGAAAGTGAAATATGGAG ATGAAAAGGAGCAGCTATGCAACACCTACTGCAGGAACGACATATTTTTAGAATTCGTCAAATCCCAGTGCCAATGTCAGCCCGAag ATGTCATTGACCTTGCTGACGAACGCGGGCTGATCAAACATTTACGTCGATTCCCACAGGACTACGCAAAGGACTTCTTGAAGGACAGAGAGACATTGATTTTACTCAGCATTGTGACAATCAGTAAGT ATCAACTCTCTTCTCAAAGTGAAGACTCCTTGGAATCTCCGCCACTTAAATTCAACACGACAGAGCTAGAGGAAATGAAACAGgccagatctagatcaagaaatGTTTATCTGACAAAAAGATCTAGTGCTCGACGAGGCGCCAGAATGGTTTCTCGTACAAATTAA
- the LOC106057002 gene encoding uncharacterized protein CXorf65 homolog isoform X4, which yields MFVKVKYGDEKEQLCNTYCRNDIFLEFVKSQCQCQPEDVIDLADERGLIKHLRRFPQDYAKDFLKDRETLILLSIVTINQLSSQSEDSLESPPLKFNTTELEEMKQARSRSRNVYLTKRSSARRGARMVSRTN from the exons ATGTTCGTGAAAGTGAAATATGGAG ATGAAAAGGAGCAGCTATGCAACACCTACTGCAGGAACGACATATTTTTAGAATTCGTCAAATCCCAGTGCCAATGTCAGCCCGAag ATGTCATTGACCTTGCTGACGAACGCGGGCTGATCAAACATTTACGTCGATTCCCACAGGACTACGCAAAGGACTTCTTGAAGGACAGAGAGACATTGATTTTACTCAGCATTGTGACAATCA ATCAACTCTCTTCTCAAAGTGAAGACTCCTTGGAATCTCCGCCACTTAAATTCAACACGACAGAGCTAGAGGAAATGAAACAGgccagatctagatcaagaaatGTTTATCTGACAAAAAGATCTAGTGCTCGACGAGGCGCCAGAATGGTTTCTCGTACAAATTAA
- the LOC106057002 gene encoding uncharacterized protein CXorf65 homolog isoform X2 has protein sequence MFVKVKYGDEKEQLCNTYCRNDIFLEFVKSQCQCQPEDVIDLADERGLIKHLRRFPQDYAKDFLKDRETLILLSIVTIIGKTSSEESNTKNAIYKPLLFSLEHDREFLDQLSSQSEDSLESPPLKFNTTELEEMKQARSRSRNVYLTKRSSARRGARMVSRTN, from the exons ATGTTCGTGAAAGTGAAATATGGAG ATGAAAAGGAGCAGCTATGCAACACCTACTGCAGGAACGACATATTTTTAGAATTCGTCAAATCCCAGTGCCAATGTCAGCCCGAag ATGTCATTGACCTTGCTGACGAACGCGGGCTGATCAAACATTTACGTCGATTCCCACAGGACTACGCAAAGGACTTCTTGAAGGACAGAGAGACATTGATTTTACTCAGCATTGTGACAATCA TTGGCAAAACCTCCAGCGAAGAGAGCAACACAAAGAATGCAATCTATAAACCTTTGCTATTTAGTTTAGAACACGACAGAGAATTCTTAG ATCAACTCTCTTCTCAAAGTGAAGACTCCTTGGAATCTCCGCCACTTAAATTCAACACGACAGAGCTAGAGGAAATGAAACAGgccagatctagatcaagaaatGTTTATCTGACAAAAAGATCTAGTGCTCGACGAGGCGCCAGAATGGTTTCTCGTACAAATTAA